The following coding sequences are from one Cervus canadensis isolate Bull #8, Minnesota chromosome 4, ASM1932006v1, whole genome shotgun sequence window:
- the CILP2 gene encoding cartilage intermediate layer protein 2 isoform X1: protein MASLPTLLYLCVAAAHLAGARGTPDTEEPTVTAWGLEGSSLRPGQPSPALEDWEEASEWTSWFNVDHPGGDGDFESLAAIRFYYGPARVCPRPLALEARTTDWALPSDVGERVHLNPTRGFWCLNREQPRGRRCSNYHVRFRCPLEATWGSWGPWGPCSGSCGPGRRLRRRRCPSPAGDACPGRPSEAQKCVRPRCPGCGPNTCGCPDHILLGSVVTPSGRPLPGARVSLRDWPGTIATSDAHGTFRMPGICASSRANISAQMDGFSAGTAQAQANSSMSAVATVVLNKLEKPYLVKHPESRVREAGQNVTFCCKASGTPMPKKYSWFHNGTLLDRRTHRYGAHLELHGLRPDQAGAYHCKAWNDAGAVRSGIARLTVLAPGQPACDPRPREHLIKLPDDCGQPGRGPTYLDVGLCPDTLCPSPAGSRPRCGDAGSRCCSVRRLESRKIHCSGYTLPVKIVAECGCQKCLPLRGLIRGRVVAADSREPLRFARILLGREPIGFTSYQGDFTLEVAPSTQRLVMTFVDPSGQFVDTVRVLPFDPRGAGVYHEIKAMRKKAPIILDASQSNTISLGEMGDEAPLGELVIPPGAFRRADGQPYTGVVEAQVTFVDPRNLTSAAAAPSDLRFVDRDGELAPLRTYGMFSVDLRAAGSAEQLQTGLVAVRVATDQIRMPGHLEALKLWSLNPDTGLWEEESSFQRERPASQRARREERVFLVGNVEIRERRLFNLDVPERRRCFVKVRAYANDKFTPSEQVEGVVVTLVNLEPAPGFSANPRAWGRFDSAVTGPNGACLPAFCDADQPDAYTAVVTATLGGEELEPAPSRPRPLPATVGVAQPYLDRLAYRRTDHDDPALKRTGFRINLAKPRPGDPTEANGPVYPWRSLRECQEAPVTASHFRFARVEADKYEYNVVPFREGAPASWTGDLLAWWPNPQEFRACFLKVKIQGPQEYMVRSHNLGGSHPRTQGQLYGLRDSRSVRDPQRPSSSAACVEFKCSGMLFDQRQVDRTLVTIMPQGSCRRVAVNGLLQDYLTRHPPPAPSDDLAAFSMLAPLDPLGHNYGVYTVTDQSPRLAKEIAIGRCFDGSSDGFSREMKADAGTAVTFQCREPTAGRPSLFQRLLESPSAALGDIRREMGDVTRVQARASSPLRTRRGRAQQ, encoded by the exons ATGGCGTCACTGCCGACACTGCTCTACCTCTGTGTTGCCGCCGCACACCTGGCGGGGGCCCGAG GTACTCCCGACACCGAGGAGCCCACGGTGACCGCATGGGGCCTTGAAGGTTCATCGTTGCGCCCTGGCCAGCCCTCGCCAGCCCTGGAGGACTGGGAAG AGGCCAGCGAGTGGACGTCCTGGTTCAACGTCGACCACCCGGGCGGCGACGGTGACTTCGAGAGCCTGGCCGCGATCCGCTTCTATTATGGGCCGGCACGCGTGTGCCCAAGGCCGCTGGCGCTGGAGGCGCGCACCACAGACTGGGCCCTGCCGTCGGACGTCGGCGAGCGCGTACACTTGAACCCCACGCGCGGTTTCTGGTGCCTCAACCGCGAGCAGCCCCGAGGCCGCCGCTGCTCCAACTACCACGTGCGCTTCCGCTGCCCGCTCG agGCCACGTGGGGTTCGTGGGGCCCGTGGGGTCCCTGTTCGGGGAGCTGCGGGCCAGGCCGTCGCTtgcgccgccgccgctgcccaAGCCCCGCGGGGGATGCGTGTCCCGGGCGTCCCTCGGAGGCGCAGAAGTGTGTGAGGCCTCGGTGTCCAG GGTGTGGCCCCAACACGTGTGGGTGCCCCGACCACATTCTTCTGGGCTCGGTGGTCACCCCATCTGGACGTCCGCTGCCAGGAGCCAGGGTCTCCTTGAGAGACTGGCCTGGCACCATAGCCACTAGTGATGCCCATGGAACCTTCCGGATGCCTGGAATCTGTGCCAGCAGCCGAGCCAACATCAGTGCCCAAATGGACGGCTTTTCTGCAGGCACGGCTCAGGCCCAGGCCAACAGCTCCATGTCCGCGGTGGCCACTGTTGTCCTTAATAAGTTGG agaagccctacCTGGTGAAGCACCCCGAGTCTCGAGTTCGAGAGGCTGGCCAGAATGTGACCTTCTGCTGCAAAGCCTCAGGCACTCCCATGCCCAAGAAATACTCCTG GTTCCACAATGGGACGCTGCTGGACAGGCGGACACACAGGTATGGGGCCCACCTGGAACTGCATGGGCTCCGCCCAGACCAGGCAGGCGCCTACCACTGCAAAGCATGGAATGACGCGGGGGCCGTGCGGTCGGGCATCGCCCGACTCACTGTGCTTG CCCCGGGCCAGCCAGCCTGTGACCCCCGGCCCCGAGAACACCTGATCAAGCTTCCAGATGACTGTGGTCAGCCAGGCAGAGGGCCCACCTACCTGGACGTAGGCCTTTGCCCTGAcaccctctgccccagccctgcaggctccAGGCCCCGGTGTGGGGACGCAGGCTCTCGCTGCTGTTCCGTGCGCCGCCTGGAGAGCAGGAAGATCCACTGCTCTGGCTACACCCTCCCAGTCAAGATCGTGGCTGAATGTGGCTGTCAGAAATGTCTGCCCCTTCGGGGGCTAATCCGGGGTCGGGTGGTGGCCGCTGACTCTAGGGAGCCCTTGCGCTTTGCTCGCATCCTGCTGGGCCGGGAGCCCATTGGCTTCACTTCCTACCAGGGTGACTTCACCCTGGAGGTGGCGCCTTCCACTCAGAGGCTGGTGATGACCTTTGTGGACCCCAGCGGGCAGTTCGTGGACACTGTCAGGGTCCTGCCTTTTGACCCTCGAGGTGCCGGCGTGTACCACGAGATCAAGGCCATGCGAAAGAAAGCCCCGATCATTTTAGACGCCAGCCAGAGCAACACGATATCCCTCGGGGAAATGGGAGATGAGGCCCCCTTAGGAGAGCTGGTCATCCCGCCCGGGGCCTTCCGCAGAGCTGACGGTCAACCGTACACGGGGGTTGTGGAGGCCCAGGTGACCTTCGTGGACCCCCGAAATCTCACTTCGGCGGCCGCCGCCCCCAGCGACCTGCGATTTGTGGACAGGGACGGGGAGTTGGCCCCGCTGCGCACCTACGGCATGTTCTCCGTGGACCTACGTGCCGCCGGCTCCGCTGAGCAGCTGCAGACCGGGCTGGTGGCCGTGCGCGTGGCCACCGACCAGATCCGGATGCCCGGCCACCTCGAGGCCCTGAAGCTGTGGTCGCTGAACCCTGACACGGGCCTGTGGGAAGAAGAGAGCAGCTTCCAGCGCGAGAGACCGGCGTCCCAGCGGGCCCGCCGGGAGGAACGGGTCTTCCTGGTGGGCAACGTGGAGATCCGCGAGCGCCGCCTGTTCAACCTGGACGTGCCGGAGCGCCGCCGCTGCTTCGTGAAGGTGCGCGCCTACGCCAACGACAAGTTCACCCCCAGCGAGCAGGTGGAGGGCGTGGTGGTCACGCTGGTCAATCTGGAGCCCGCCCCCGGCTTCTCGGCCAACCCTCGCGCCTGGGGCCGCTTCGACAGCGCGGTCACCGGCCCGAATGGCGCCTGCCTCCCCGCCTTCTGCGACGCCGACCAGCCCGATGCCTACACCGCCGTGGTCACGGCCACCCTGGGCGGGGAGGAGCTGGAGCCCGCGCCCTCGCGGCCGCGCCCGCTGCCGGCCACCGTGGGCGTGGCGCAGCCCTACCTGGACCGGCTGGCCTACCGCCGCACGGACCACGACGACCCCGCCCTCAAGCGCACTGGCTTCCGCATCAACCTCGCCAAGCCCAGGCCCGGGGACCCCACCGAGGCCAACGGCCCTGTGTACCCCTGGCGCAGCCTGCGGGAGTGCCAGGAGGCCCCGGTGACCGCCAGTCACTTCCGCTTCGCTCGTGTGGAGGCGGACAAATACGAGTACAACGTGGTCCCCTTCCGCGAGGGCGCGCCGGCctcctggactggagatctgctGGCCTGGTGGCCCAACCCGCAGGAGTTCCGGGCCTGCTTCCTCAAGGTGAAGATCCAGGGACCTCAGGAGTACATGGTCCGCTCCCACAATTTGGGAGGCAGCCATCCCCGGACCCAGGGCCAGCTCTACGGGCTGCGGGATTCCCGGAGCGTCCGAGACCCCCAGCGCCCGAGCTCCTCTGCCGCCTGTGTGGAATTCAAGTGCAGCGGGATGCTGTTCGACCAGCGCCAGGTGGACAGGACGCTGGTGACCATCATGCCGCAGGGCAGCTGCCGGCGCGTGGCGGTCAACGGGCTCCTGCAGGACTACCTGACTCGGCACCCCCCACCCGCTCCCTCTGATGACCTGGCTGCCTTCTCCATGCTGGCCCCGCTGGACCCTCTGGGTCACAACTACGGTGTCTACACAGTCACCGACCAGAGCCCAAGGCTGGCCAAGGAGATCGCCATCGGCCGCTGCTTCGACGGCTCCTCTGACGGCTTCTCCAGGGAGATGAAGGCCGATGCGGGCACTGCCGTGACCTTTCAGTGCCGGGAGCCGACGGCGGGCCGGCCCAGCCTCTTCCAGAGGCTGCTGGAGTCCCCATCGGCTGCTCTTGGGGACATCCGCAGGGAGATGGGCGACGTGACACGCGTACAGGCCCGAGCCTCGAGTCCACTCCGCACCCGCCGAGGCAGGGCCCAGCAGTGA
- the CILP2 gene encoding cartilage intermediate layer protein 2 isoform X2 produces MASLPTLLYLCVAAAHLAGARGTPDTEEPTVTAWGLEGSSLRPGQPSPALEDWEEASEWTSWFNVDHPGGDGDFESLAAIRFYYGPARVCPRPLALEARTTDWALPSDVGERVHLNPTRGFWCLNREQPRGRRCSNYHVRFRCPLGCGPNTCGCPDHILLGSVVTPSGRPLPGARVSLRDWPGTIATSDAHGTFRMPGICASSRANISAQMDGFSAGTAQAQANSSMSAVATVVLNKLEKPYLVKHPESRVREAGQNVTFCCKASGTPMPKKYSWFHNGTLLDRRTHRYGAHLELHGLRPDQAGAYHCKAWNDAGAVRSGIARLTVLAPGQPACDPRPREHLIKLPDDCGQPGRGPTYLDVGLCPDTLCPSPAGSRPRCGDAGSRCCSVRRLESRKIHCSGYTLPVKIVAECGCQKCLPLRGLIRGRVVAADSREPLRFARILLGREPIGFTSYQGDFTLEVAPSTQRLVMTFVDPSGQFVDTVRVLPFDPRGAGVYHEIKAMRKKAPIILDASQSNTISLGEMGDEAPLGELVIPPGAFRRADGQPYTGVVEAQVTFVDPRNLTSAAAAPSDLRFVDRDGELAPLRTYGMFSVDLRAAGSAEQLQTGLVAVRVATDQIRMPGHLEALKLWSLNPDTGLWEEESSFQRERPASQRARREERVFLVGNVEIRERRLFNLDVPERRRCFVKVRAYANDKFTPSEQVEGVVVTLVNLEPAPGFSANPRAWGRFDSAVTGPNGACLPAFCDADQPDAYTAVVTATLGGEELEPAPSRPRPLPATVGVAQPYLDRLAYRRTDHDDPALKRTGFRINLAKPRPGDPTEANGPVYPWRSLRECQEAPVTASHFRFARVEADKYEYNVVPFREGAPASWTGDLLAWWPNPQEFRACFLKVKIQGPQEYMVRSHNLGGSHPRTQGQLYGLRDSRSVRDPQRPSSSAACVEFKCSGMLFDQRQVDRTLVTIMPQGSCRRVAVNGLLQDYLTRHPPPAPSDDLAAFSMLAPLDPLGHNYGVYTVTDQSPRLAKEIAIGRCFDGSSDGFSREMKADAGTAVTFQCREPTAGRPSLFQRLLESPSAALGDIRREMGDVTRVQARASSPLRTRRGRAQQ; encoded by the exons ATGGCGTCACTGCCGACACTGCTCTACCTCTGTGTTGCCGCCGCACACCTGGCGGGGGCCCGAG GTACTCCCGACACCGAGGAGCCCACGGTGACCGCATGGGGCCTTGAAGGTTCATCGTTGCGCCCTGGCCAGCCCTCGCCAGCCCTGGAGGACTGGGAAG AGGCCAGCGAGTGGACGTCCTGGTTCAACGTCGACCACCCGGGCGGCGACGGTGACTTCGAGAGCCTGGCCGCGATCCGCTTCTATTATGGGCCGGCACGCGTGTGCCCAAGGCCGCTGGCGCTGGAGGCGCGCACCACAGACTGGGCCCTGCCGTCGGACGTCGGCGAGCGCGTACACTTGAACCCCACGCGCGGTTTCTGGTGCCTCAACCGCGAGCAGCCCCGAGGCCGCCGCTGCTCCAACTACCACGTGCGCTTCCGCTGCCCGCTCG GGTGTGGCCCCAACACGTGTGGGTGCCCCGACCACATTCTTCTGGGCTCGGTGGTCACCCCATCTGGACGTCCGCTGCCAGGAGCCAGGGTCTCCTTGAGAGACTGGCCTGGCACCATAGCCACTAGTGATGCCCATGGAACCTTCCGGATGCCTGGAATCTGTGCCAGCAGCCGAGCCAACATCAGTGCCCAAATGGACGGCTTTTCTGCAGGCACGGCTCAGGCCCAGGCCAACAGCTCCATGTCCGCGGTGGCCACTGTTGTCCTTAATAAGTTGG agaagccctacCTGGTGAAGCACCCCGAGTCTCGAGTTCGAGAGGCTGGCCAGAATGTGACCTTCTGCTGCAAAGCCTCAGGCACTCCCATGCCCAAGAAATACTCCTG GTTCCACAATGGGACGCTGCTGGACAGGCGGACACACAGGTATGGGGCCCACCTGGAACTGCATGGGCTCCGCCCAGACCAGGCAGGCGCCTACCACTGCAAAGCATGGAATGACGCGGGGGCCGTGCGGTCGGGCATCGCCCGACTCACTGTGCTTG CCCCGGGCCAGCCAGCCTGTGACCCCCGGCCCCGAGAACACCTGATCAAGCTTCCAGATGACTGTGGTCAGCCAGGCAGAGGGCCCACCTACCTGGACGTAGGCCTTTGCCCTGAcaccctctgccccagccctgcaggctccAGGCCCCGGTGTGGGGACGCAGGCTCTCGCTGCTGTTCCGTGCGCCGCCTGGAGAGCAGGAAGATCCACTGCTCTGGCTACACCCTCCCAGTCAAGATCGTGGCTGAATGTGGCTGTCAGAAATGTCTGCCCCTTCGGGGGCTAATCCGGGGTCGGGTGGTGGCCGCTGACTCTAGGGAGCCCTTGCGCTTTGCTCGCATCCTGCTGGGCCGGGAGCCCATTGGCTTCACTTCCTACCAGGGTGACTTCACCCTGGAGGTGGCGCCTTCCACTCAGAGGCTGGTGATGACCTTTGTGGACCCCAGCGGGCAGTTCGTGGACACTGTCAGGGTCCTGCCTTTTGACCCTCGAGGTGCCGGCGTGTACCACGAGATCAAGGCCATGCGAAAGAAAGCCCCGATCATTTTAGACGCCAGCCAGAGCAACACGATATCCCTCGGGGAAATGGGAGATGAGGCCCCCTTAGGAGAGCTGGTCATCCCGCCCGGGGCCTTCCGCAGAGCTGACGGTCAACCGTACACGGGGGTTGTGGAGGCCCAGGTGACCTTCGTGGACCCCCGAAATCTCACTTCGGCGGCCGCCGCCCCCAGCGACCTGCGATTTGTGGACAGGGACGGGGAGTTGGCCCCGCTGCGCACCTACGGCATGTTCTCCGTGGACCTACGTGCCGCCGGCTCCGCTGAGCAGCTGCAGACCGGGCTGGTGGCCGTGCGCGTGGCCACCGACCAGATCCGGATGCCCGGCCACCTCGAGGCCCTGAAGCTGTGGTCGCTGAACCCTGACACGGGCCTGTGGGAAGAAGAGAGCAGCTTCCAGCGCGAGAGACCGGCGTCCCAGCGGGCCCGCCGGGAGGAACGGGTCTTCCTGGTGGGCAACGTGGAGATCCGCGAGCGCCGCCTGTTCAACCTGGACGTGCCGGAGCGCCGCCGCTGCTTCGTGAAGGTGCGCGCCTACGCCAACGACAAGTTCACCCCCAGCGAGCAGGTGGAGGGCGTGGTGGTCACGCTGGTCAATCTGGAGCCCGCCCCCGGCTTCTCGGCCAACCCTCGCGCCTGGGGCCGCTTCGACAGCGCGGTCACCGGCCCGAATGGCGCCTGCCTCCCCGCCTTCTGCGACGCCGACCAGCCCGATGCCTACACCGCCGTGGTCACGGCCACCCTGGGCGGGGAGGAGCTGGAGCCCGCGCCCTCGCGGCCGCGCCCGCTGCCGGCCACCGTGGGCGTGGCGCAGCCCTACCTGGACCGGCTGGCCTACCGCCGCACGGACCACGACGACCCCGCCCTCAAGCGCACTGGCTTCCGCATCAACCTCGCCAAGCCCAGGCCCGGGGACCCCACCGAGGCCAACGGCCCTGTGTACCCCTGGCGCAGCCTGCGGGAGTGCCAGGAGGCCCCGGTGACCGCCAGTCACTTCCGCTTCGCTCGTGTGGAGGCGGACAAATACGAGTACAACGTGGTCCCCTTCCGCGAGGGCGCGCCGGCctcctggactggagatctgctGGCCTGGTGGCCCAACCCGCAGGAGTTCCGGGCCTGCTTCCTCAAGGTGAAGATCCAGGGACCTCAGGAGTACATGGTCCGCTCCCACAATTTGGGAGGCAGCCATCCCCGGACCCAGGGCCAGCTCTACGGGCTGCGGGATTCCCGGAGCGTCCGAGACCCCCAGCGCCCGAGCTCCTCTGCCGCCTGTGTGGAATTCAAGTGCAGCGGGATGCTGTTCGACCAGCGCCAGGTGGACAGGACGCTGGTGACCATCATGCCGCAGGGCAGCTGCCGGCGCGTGGCGGTCAACGGGCTCCTGCAGGACTACCTGACTCGGCACCCCCCACCCGCTCCCTCTGATGACCTGGCTGCCTTCTCCATGCTGGCCCCGCTGGACCCTCTGGGTCACAACTACGGTGTCTACACAGTCACCGACCAGAGCCCAAGGCTGGCCAAGGAGATCGCCATCGGCCGCTGCTTCGACGGCTCCTCTGACGGCTTCTCCAGGGAGATGAAGGCCGATGCGGGCACTGCCGTGACCTTTCAGTGCCGGGAGCCGACGGCGGGCCGGCCCAGCCTCTTCCAGAGGCTGCTGGAGTCCCCATCGGCTGCTCTTGGGGACATCCGCAGGGAGATGGGCGACGTGACACGCGTACAGGCCCGAGCCTCGAGTCCACTCCGCACCCGCCGAGGCAGGGCCCAGCAGTGA